One window of Pseudomonas sp. FP198 genomic DNA carries:
- the rpsL gene encoding 30S ribosomal protein S12: MATINQLVRQPRKRIVEKSDVPALQNCPQRRGVCTRVYTTTPKKPNSALRKVCRVRLTNGFEVSSYIGGEGHNLQEHSVVLIRGGRVKDLPGVRYHTVRGSLDTSGVKGRNQGRSKYGTKRPK, translated from the coding sequence ATGGCAACTATCAACCAGCTGGTACGTCAGCCGCGTAAGCGTATCGTCGAGAAATCCGACGTGCCTGCGCTGCAGAACTGCCCGCAACGTCGTGGCGTATGCACCCGTGTGTATACCACCACGCCGAAAAAACCTAACTCGGCACTGCGTAAAGTATGCCGTGTGCGTCTGACCAACGGTTTCGAGGTTTCCTCGTACATCGGCGGTGAAGGCCACAACCTGCAAGAGCACAGCGTGGTACTGATCCGCGGCGGTCGTGTAAAAGACTTGCCAGGTGTTCGTTACCACACCGTCCGCGGTTCTTTGGATACTTCCGGCGTCAAGGGTCGTAACCAGGGTCGTTCGAAGTACGGTACCAAGCGTCCGAAGTAA